One genomic window of Futiania mangrovi includes the following:
- the dxs gene encoding 1-deoxy-D-xylulose-5-phosphate synthase encodes MTDESARPGVATPLLDTVTIPADLRRLRPEELRQLADELRAETIDAVSVTGGHLGAGLGVVELTVALHYVFDTPHDRVIWDVGHQCYPHKILTGRRGRIRTLRQGGGLSGFTKRDESEYDPFGAAHSSTSISSGLGMAVARDLKGERRNVVAVIGDGAMSAGMAYEAMNNAGAMDSRLIVILNDNDMSIAPPVGAMSHYFTKLWSGQTYQGFREQMKSITHRLPGGLERVARRVEEFTKGMAFGGTLFEEMGFQYFGPIDGHDLDVLLPVLQNVREQENGPILVHVVTQKGKGYPPAEASADKYHGVSKFDPATGAQKKSIANAPSYTRVFADYLIKEADRDTRIVAVTAAMPDGTGLNLFAKAHPDRCFDVGIAEQHGVTFAAGLAAEGMRPFAAIYSTFLQRAYDQVVHDVAIQNLPVRFAIDRAGLVGADGATHAGSFDLAYLCCLPNFVVMAAADERELARMVATAARHDSGPIAFRYPRGEGVGVELPEIAEVFEIGKGRIVREGTDVAILSLGARLGEAQKAAETLADQGVSATVADARFAKPLDHDLIRRLASSHAALITIEEGSTGGFGAHVLHFLSEEGLLDGALKVRTMTLPDRFIDHDTPEKQYVEAGLSCDDIVRLARSLVAARGGKRLSA; translated from the coding sequence TTGACGGACGAGAGTGCGCGCCCGGGCGTTGCGACGCCGCTGCTGGACACCGTGACCATCCCCGCCGACCTGCGCCGGCTGCGGCCGGAGGAGCTGCGCCAGCTTGCCGACGAGTTGCGGGCGGAGACGATCGACGCCGTCTCCGTGACCGGCGGGCACCTCGGCGCGGGGCTGGGCGTCGTCGAGCTGACGGTCGCGCTGCACTATGTCTTCGACACGCCGCACGACCGGGTGATCTGGGACGTCGGCCACCAGTGCTATCCGCACAAGATCCTGACCGGGCGGCGCGGCCGCATCCGCACGCTGCGCCAGGGCGGCGGGCTTTCCGGCTTCACCAAGCGCGACGAGAGCGAATACGACCCGTTCGGGGCGGCGCACTCCTCCACCTCGATCTCGTCCGGCCTCGGCATGGCGGTGGCGCGCGACCTGAAGGGCGAGCGGCGCAACGTCGTCGCGGTGATCGGCGACGGCGCGATGTCCGCCGGCATGGCCTACGAGGCGATGAACAACGCCGGCGCGATGGACAGCCGGCTGATCGTCATCCTCAACGACAACGACATGTCCATCGCCCCGCCCGTCGGCGCGATGAGCCATTATTTCACCAAGCTCTGGTCCGGCCAGACCTACCAGGGCTTCCGCGAGCAGATGAAGTCCATCACCCACCGCCTGCCCGGCGGGCTGGAGCGCGTGGCGCGCCGGGTGGAGGAGTTCACAAAGGGCATGGCCTTCGGCGGCACCCTGTTCGAGGAGATGGGCTTCCAGTATTTCGGCCCGATCGACGGCCACGACCTCGACGTGCTGCTGCCCGTGCTGCAGAACGTGCGGGAGCAGGAGAACGGCCCGATCCTCGTCCACGTGGTCACGCAGAAGGGCAAGGGCTATCCGCCGGCGGAAGCCTCCGCCGACAAGTACCATGGCGTCTCCAAGTTCGATCCCGCGACCGGCGCGCAGAAAAAAAGCATCGCAAACGCGCCCAGTTACACGCGAGTCTTCGCAGATTACCTCATCAAGGAAGCCGACCGCGACACCCGCATCGTCGCGGTCACGGCGGCGATGCCGGACGGCACGGGCCTCAATCTTTTCGCCAAGGCGCATCCCGACCGCTGCTTCGACGTCGGCATCGCGGAGCAGCACGGCGTGACCTTCGCGGCGGGGCTGGCTGCAGAGGGGATGCGGCCCTTCGCGGCGATCTACTCGACCTTCCTGCAGCGCGCCTACGACCAGGTGGTGCACGACGTCGCGATCCAGAACCTGCCGGTGCGCTTCGCCATCGACCGGGCGGGCCTCGTCGGCGCGGACGGCGCGACGCACGCAGGGTCCTTCGACCTCGCCTATCTCTGCTGCCTGCCGAACTTCGTGGTGATGGCGGCCGCGGACGAGCGGGAACTCGCCCGGATGGTCGCGACCGCCGCCCGGCACGACAGCGGGCCCATCGCCTTCCGCTATCCGCGCGGCGAGGGGGTTGGCGTGGAACTCCCTGAAATTGCTGAGGTTTTTGAGATCGGCAAGGGGCGCATCGTGCGCGAGGGGACGGACGTCGCCATCCTCTCCCTCGGCGCCCGCTTAGGCGAAGCGCAGAAGGCCGCCGAGACCCTTGCAGATCAAGGGGTTAGCGCCACCGTCGCAGACGCGCGCTTCGCCAAGCCGCTCGACCACGACCTCATACGCCGCCTTGCGTCGTCCCATGCGGCGCTCATCACGATCGAGGAAGGCTCAACCGGCGGTTTCGGCGCACATGTGCTGCACTTTTTGAGCGAAGAGGGCCTGCTCGACGGCGCCCTGAAGGTGCGGACGATGACACTTCCCGACCGGTTCATCGACCACGATACGCCGGAAAAACAATATGTTGAGGCGGGGCTTTCATGCGACGACATCGTCCGCCTCGCCCGCTCCCTCGTGGCTGCGCGGGGCGGCAAGCGCCTCTCGGCCTGA
- a CDS encoding TlyA family RNA methyltransferase, with translation MSDRLRADLALVRAGLCPTRARAQAAIAEGRVSVSGAPVTRPGQQVDPDVLVLAPDPADRWVSRGARKLDAALDRFGISPAGLSCLDLGASTGGFTQVLLERGAASVLALDVGHGQLAPEIAADPRVTSREGVNARDLTAADLPQPPELIVADLSFISLTLALPPALALSLPGARLVALVKPQFEAGRDALARGGIVRDPAARAAALARVREMLAAHGWRVLGEMESPIPGGDGNIEYLVAAAKEPQPARPIA, from the coding sequence ATGAGCGACCGGCTCCGCGCCGACCTCGCGCTCGTCCGGGCGGGTCTCTGCCCGACCCGCGCGCGCGCCCAGGCCGCCATCGCGGAGGGGCGCGTGAGCGTCTCCGGCGCCCCCGTCACCCGCCCCGGCCAGCAGGTCGACCCGGACGTCCTCGTCCTCGCGCCCGACCCCGCCGACCGGTGGGTGAGCCGGGGCGCGCGAAAGCTCGACGCCGCCCTCGACCGCTTCGGCATTTCGCCCGCGGGGCTTTCCTGCCTCGACCTCGGCGCGTCGACCGGCGGCTTCACGCAGGTGCTGCTGGAGCGCGGCGCGGCGTCCGTCCTCGCCCTCGACGTCGGCCACGGGCAGCTTGCGCCCGAGATCGCCGCCGACCCCCGCGTGACTTCGCGCGAGGGGGTGAACGCCCGCGACCTGACCGCCGCCGACCTACCCCAACCGCCGGAGTTGATCGTCGCGGACCTCTCCTTCATCTCGCTGACGCTGGCGCTGCCGCCGGCGCTCGCGCTCAGCCTGCCCGGCGCCCGCCTCGTCGCGCTGGTGAAGCCGCAGTTCGAGGCCGGGCGCGACGCGCTGGCCAGGGGCGGCATCGTGCGCGATCCTGCTGCCCGCGCCGCGGCGCTGGCCCGCGTGCGGGAGATGCTGGCCGCCCACGGCTGGCGCGTTCTGGGCGAGATGGAGAGCCCGATCCCCGGCGGCGACGGCAATATCGAGTACCTGGTCGCCGCGGCGAAGGAGCCTCAGCCCGCCAGGCCCATCGCGTAG
- a CDS encoding MAPEG family protein: MITGLYAGALALLHLVLTFRVINARERFGVALGDGGQGPLVRRIRVQQNFAEHVPFAVLLIGLAELQGAPWWMVHAAGAALLLGRIAHAWGMSQDPEPMRFRLVGMTTTITILALAAAANVVLYAMGLAG, from the coding sequence TTGATTACCGGGCTTTATGCGGGCGCGCTCGCGCTCCTCCATCTCGTGCTGACGTTTCGGGTCATCAACGCGCGGGAACGGTTCGGCGTGGCACTGGGCGACGGGGGGCAGGGTCCGCTCGTCCGGCGGATCCGGGTGCAGCAGAACTTCGCCGAACACGTGCCGTTCGCCGTGCTGCTGATCGGGCTGGCGGAATTGCAGGGCGCGCCGTGGTGGATGGTCCATGCGGCGGGGGCGGCGCTGCTGCTCGGCCGCATCGCGCACGCCTGGGGCATGAGCCAGGATCCGGAGCCGATGCGGTTCCGCCTCGTCGGCATGACGACGACGATCACGATCCTGGCGCTCGCGGCGGCGGCGAACGTGGTGCTCTACGCGATGGGCCTGGCGGGCTGA
- a CDS encoding class I SAM-dependent RNA methyltransferase gives MSRPRRPARPRKPAASAPAPSRVETLRIVGLGHLGDGVAHLEGGAVHVPLTAPGDLVRARVAGARAEVLEVLEEGPDRVPAPCPAFGTCGGCSVQHLSAPAQADFKRQAVLGALAAHGIEAVVDATVATPPGTRRRAALTLRPRERNTAAVGFQARGTNAVVDLDACPVLHPALSALIAPLKALAPRLLKPKSEMRAHLLLTGAGVDLELAGGRAPDAALLMDLAEFAGAHDLARLTLDREVVALRRPPVLRVGGAPVPVPPRVFAQASAEGEAALIAAVLAGLEGMDPPPDRILDLFCGVGTFAFPLAAIAPVHGVEGDADALAAFEGGIRALDRERGGASAAAKRLSFARRDLFRSPLRVEELAGATLGRPLSAQVPRGVPKGAGQDASGGVYGPESGSVSGGASAATGAGLLSGGPHAGASHLETAAVVIDPPRAGAEAQFRELAAARATGLIPRIVSVSCNPATFARDARILLDAGYTLTRVTPIDQFVWSAHVEVVGVFGT, from the coding sequence ATGAGCCGTCCCCGCCGCCCCGCCCGCCCCCGCAAGCCCGCGGCCTCCGCGCCCGCGCCCTCGCGTGTCGAGACCTTGCGGATCGTGGGCCTCGGCCACCTCGGCGACGGCGTCGCGCATCTGGAGGGGGGCGCGGTCCACGTCCCCCTGACCGCGCCGGGCGATCTGGTGCGCGCGCGCGTCGCCGGCGCCCGTGCCGAGGTGCTGGAGGTGCTGGAGGAAGGCCCCGACCGCGTCCCCGCCCCCTGCCCCGCGTTCGGCACCTGCGGCGGGTGCAGCGTGCAGCATCTCTCCGCCCCCGCGCAGGCCGATTTCAAGCGGCAGGCGGTCCTCGGCGCGCTTGCCGCCCACGGGATCGAGGCCGTGGTGGACGCGACCGTCGCCACGCCCCCCGGCACCCGGCGGCGCGCGGCCTTGACGCTCAGGCCGCGGGAGAGGAACACCGCCGCCGTTGGCTTTCAGGCGCGCGGCACGAACGCGGTGGTCGATCTCGACGCCTGCCCCGTGCTGCACCCGGCGCTGTCGGCCCTGATCGCGCCGCTGAAGGCGCTCGCCCCGCGTCTCCTCAAGCCGAAGTCGGAGATGCGCGCCCATCTCCTCCTGACCGGGGCGGGCGTGGATCTGGAGCTTGCGGGCGGCCGCGCGCCCGACGCCGCCCTGCTGATGGACCTGGCGGAGTTCGCGGGCGCGCACGACCTCGCCCGTCTGACGCTGGACCGGGAGGTGGTGGCGCTGCGCCGTCCGCCCGTGTTGCGCGTGGGCGGTGCGCCCGTGCCCGTGCCGCCGCGCGTCTTCGCGCAGGCGAGTGCGGAGGGAGAGGCCGCCCTGATCGCCGCGGTTCTGGCGGGGTTGGAGGGGATGGACCCGCCGCCGGACCGCATCCTCGACCTGTTTTGCGGCGTCGGCACCTTCGCCTTTCCGCTGGCCGCGATTGCGCCTGTGCATGGGGTGGAGGGCGATGCGGATGCGCTGGCCGCGTTCGAAGGCGGCATCCGCGCGCTGGATCGGGAGCGTGGGGGCGCGAGTGCCGCCGCCAAGCGGTTGAGTTTCGCCCGCCGCGACCTGTTTCGCAGCCCCTTGCGGGTGGAGGAGTTGGCGGGCGCGACCCTCGGCAGGCCGCTATCCGCTCAAGTGCCCAGGGGGGTGCCCAAAGGCGCGGGCCAGGATGCCTCCGGTGGCGTCTATGGGCCGGAATCCGGGAGCGTATCGGGGGGCGCCTCTGCCGCCACGGGCGCGGGCCTGCTGTCCGGCGGTCCGCACGCGGGCGCCTCGCATCTGGAGACGGCCGCCGTCGTCATCGACCCGCCGCGCGCGGGGGCCGAGGCGCAGTTTCGCGAGCTTGCCGCCGCCCGCGCGACCGGCCTGATCCCCCGGATCGTGTCGGTGTCCTGCAACCCCGCGACGTTCGCGCGCGACGCGCGCATCCTGCTCGACGCCGGCTACACCCTCACCCGAGTCACACCCATCGACCAGTTCGTCTGGTCCGCCCATGTGGAGGTCGTCGGGGTGTTTGGGACTTGA
- a CDS encoding DUF3800 domain-containing protein, with the protein MKGEYVDASTTRLVAATLVTVYRSFMHSFIAFIDESGDDGLRNFRRPGVAGGASTFLTICACLIRATNDVETVQWRDEIKEGSGKRSKGRDIHFADFNHAQKRFACQKIQSLPLRYIAAISHKPSIPEGTYNTKNALYFYMTRYVIERISWFCRDMRPTVREGDGRVKIVFSRRGGMSYEDFKKYLEILKQSPQNSIHWPVIDIESIKAEDHSRVAGLQLADCGASAFSCALEPDTFGNVESQYLAILKRNIYSKNGNFLSYGFKLFPNFQGIDLSEDQICSINLLR; encoded by the coding sequence TTGAAAGGCGAATATGTGGACGCAAGCACCACTAGACTAGTTGCAGCCACACTTGTCACAGTTTATCGTAGCTTCATGCACAGTTTTATTGCCTTCATTGATGAGTCGGGGGACGATGGCCTGCGGAATTTTCGGAGGCCTGGTGTCGCAGGCGGCGCATCCACTTTCCTAACAATTTGCGCCTGCTTAATAAGGGCCACAAACGATGTCGAAACCGTACAATGGCGTGACGAAATCAAAGAAGGCTCGGGCAAGCGCTCAAAAGGAAGAGACATTCACTTTGCAGACTTCAATCACGCGCAAAAGCGTTTTGCGTGCCAAAAAATACAAAGCCTACCTTTGAGATATATTGCAGCCATATCACACAAACCATCGATACCAGAAGGCACCTACAATACGAAGAATGCTCTATATTTTTACATGACTCGTTATGTGATTGAGCGAATTTCTTGGTTTTGTAGAGACATGCGCCCTACAGTTCGCGAAGGAGATGGCCGTGTAAAAATTGTTTTTTCCAGGCGGGGAGGAATGTCTTACGAAGATTTCAAAAAATACCTTGAAATACTTAAGCAAAGCCCTCAAAACTCGATACATTGGCCAGTTATTGATATTGAATCGATAAAGGCTGAGGATCACTCGCGTGTCGCAGGCCTTCAGCTTGCAGATTGCGGCGCCAGTGCATTTTCATGCGCACTGGAGCCTGATACGTTCGGGAACGTGGAAAGCCAATACTTGGCGATCCTAAAGAGAAACATTTATAGCAAGAACGGAAATTTTTTGAGCTACGGATTTAAATTATTCCCCAATTTTCAGGGAATTGACCTTAGTGAAGATCAAATTTGCAGCATAAATCTTTTGAGGTAA
- a CDS encoding ImmA/IrrE family metallo-endopeptidase, whose amino-acid sequence MTADFKGEMGKLAAFFSTEEARDVVGLIRALGIDYEEATMPAGDSGKIIRSGPGEYRIVVNRNEGPQRKRFTAAHELGHYLLHRHKLGVGEHLDRLFDEARNRNEANPLDYKDEVQANRFAADVLMPRKVIEKYAAPNGSNYAELAQRFDVSRQAMKYRLINLGLRQPDPAG is encoded by the coding sequence ATGACCGCTGATTTCAAAGGGGAAATGGGAAAGCTCGCCGCCTTCTTCAGCACGGAGGAGGCGCGGGATGTCGTTGGGCTGATCCGGGCGCTCGGCATCGACTACGAGGAAGCGACGATGCCCGCGGGGGATTCGGGCAAGATCATCCGCAGCGGGCCCGGCGAATACCGCATCGTCGTGAACCGGAACGAGGGGCCGCAGCGCAAGCGCTTCACGGCGGCGCACGAACTCGGCCACTATCTGCTGCACCGTCACAAGCTGGGCGTGGGGGAACACCTCGACCGCCTGTTCGACGAGGCGCGCAACAGGAACGAGGCGAACCCGCTCGACTACAAGGACGAGGTGCAGGCGAACCGCTTCGCCGCCGACGTCCTGATGCCGCGCAAGGTGATCGAAAAATACGCTGCCCCAAACGGCAGCAATTACGCGGAACTGGCCCAGCGCTTCGACGTCTCAAGGCAGGCGATGAAATACCGGCTGATCAATCTGGGCCTGCGGCAACCCGACCCGGCGGGGTGA
- the aroC gene encoding chorismate synthase, which yields MTHNTFGHLFRMTTWGESHGPALGCVVDGCPPGIALTEDDIQPWLDRRRPGQSRYTTQRREPDRVRILSGTYEGVTTGTPVSLMIENTDQRSKDYGDIADKFRPGHADYTYWAKYGLRDPRGGGRSSARETAARVAAGAVARKVIAAAGMEVRGAMVQMGARGIDPERWDWAQVAENPFFCPDGETAEAWAHDLDRIRKAGSSVGAVIEVRAMGVPAGLGAPVYGKLDSDLAAALMSINAVKGVEIGAGFASAALTGEENADEMRKGADGAPEFLANHAGGILGGISTGQEVVARFAVKPTSSILTPRRTLDRFGQETEIVTKGRHDPCVGIRAVPVGEAMLALVLADHLLRHRALGQGDGGRGWD from the coding sequence ATGACACACAACACCTTCGGCCATCTGTTCCGCATGACGACCTGGGGCGAGAGCCACGGGCCCGCGCTCGGCTGCGTCGTCGACGGATGCCCGCCCGGCATCGCGCTGACGGAAGACGACATCCAGCCCTGGCTCGACCGGCGCAGGCCGGGCCAGTCGCGCTACACCACGCAGCGGCGGGAGCCGGACCGGGTGCGGATCCTCTCGGGTACCTACGAGGGGGTGACGACGGGCACGCCGGTCTCGCTGATGATCGAGAACACGGACCAGCGCTCGAAGGACTATGGCGACATCGCCGACAAGTTCCGCCCGGGCCACGCGGACTACACCTATTGGGCGAAGTACGGCCTGCGCGACCCGCGCGGCGGCGGACGGTCGAGCGCGCGGGAAACCGCGGCCCGCGTCGCGGCGGGGGCGGTCGCGCGCAAGGTGATCGCGGCGGCGGGGATGGAGGTGCGCGGCGCGATGGTCCAGATGGGCGCGCGCGGCATCGACCCCGAACGCTGGGACTGGGCGCAGGTGGCGGAAAATCCGTTCTTCTGCCCGGACGGCGAAACGGCGGAGGCGTGGGCCCACGACCTCGACCGCATCCGCAAGGCCGGATCGTCGGTCGGCGCGGTGATCGAGGTGCGGGCGATGGGCGTGCCGGCAGGTCTGGGCGCGCCGGTCTACGGCAAGCTCGACAGCGACCTGGCCGCGGCCCTCATGTCCATCAACGCGGTCAAGGGCGTGGAGATCGGGGCGGGCTTCGCCAGCGCCGCGCTGACGGGGGAGGAAAACGCCGACGAGATGCGCAAGGGCGCGGACGGCGCGCCCGAATTCCTGGCGAACCACGCGGGCGGCATCCTGGGCGGCATCTCGACGGGGCAGGAGGTGGTGGCGCGCTTCGCGGTGAAGCCGACGTCGAGCATCCTGACGCCGCGCCGCACGCTCGACCGCTTCGGGCAGGAGACGGAGATCGTCACGAAAGGCCGCCACGACCCGTGCGTCGGCATCCGCGCCGTGCCGGTAGGGGAGGCGATGCTCGCGCTGGTCCTCGCCGACCATCTGCTCCGCCACCGCGCCCTGGGGCAGGGCGACGGCGGGAGAGGGTGGGATTAG
- a CDS encoding NADP-dependent oxidoreductase: MTNRVCRLKSRPFGMSTRENFEIADEPMPTPGPGEFRVKVHAVSLDPAMRGWMAEGRSYVQPVALGDVMRAYAAGIVEESNHEAFRPGDAVMGLFGVQEHAVSDGTFVHKIDPAQAPMERWVGGLGMPGWTAYFGTMEILHPEAGQTLVVSAASGAVGSLVGQIGKLRGATVIGIAGGAEKCRYVTEELGFDAAIDYKAEDVEKRLVELAPDRVHMYFENVGGKIGNAVMHRMATFGRVAVCGLISSYNETDPAKVGYDAGAQRSILVNRLKIQGFIVFDFAKQMREAIGHLGKWHAEGKLKMREDVREGGVDAFPEALNMLYTGENFGKLVLKL; this comes from the coding sequence ATGACCAACCGTGTCTGCCGGCTGAAGAGCCGTCCGTTCGGAATGTCGACGCGCGAAAATTTCGAGATCGCCGACGAGCCCATGCCGACGCCCGGCCCCGGCGAGTTCCGGGTGAAGGTGCATGCGGTCTCGCTCGACCCCGCCATGCGCGGCTGGATGGCGGAGGGGCGCTCCTACGTGCAGCCGGTCGCGCTGGGCGACGTCATGCGCGCCTATGCCGCCGGGATCGTGGAGGAGAGCAACCACGAGGCCTTCCGGCCCGGCGACGCGGTCATGGGCCTGTTCGGCGTGCAGGAGCACGCGGTCAGCGACGGCACCTTCGTCCACAAGATCGACCCCGCCCAGGCGCCGATGGAGCGCTGGGTGGGCGGCCTCGGCATGCCGGGGTGGACCGCCTATTTCGGAACGATGGAGATCCTGCATCCGGAGGCCGGGCAGACGCTGGTCGTCTCGGCGGCGTCGGGCGCGGTCGGAAGCCTCGTCGGGCAGATCGGCAAGCTGCGCGGCGCAACCGTCATCGGAATCGCGGGGGGCGCGGAGAAGTGCCGCTACGTCACCGAGGAGCTGGGGTTCGACGCGGCCATCGACTACAAGGCGGAGGACGTGGAGAAACGGCTCGTCGAGCTGGCGCCCGATCGCGTGCACATGTATTTCGAGAACGTCGGCGGCAAGATCGGCAACGCGGTCATGCACCGGATGGCGACGTTCGGGCGGGTCGCGGTGTGCGGGCTGATCTCCTCCTACAACGAGACGGATCCGGCCAAGGTCGGCTACGACGCGGGCGCGCAACGCTCCATCCTCGTCAACCGGCTGAAGATCCAGGGCTTCATCGTGTTCGACTTCGCCAAGCAGATGCGCGAGGCAATCGGCCACCTCGGCAAGTGGCACGCCGAGGGCAAGCTGAAGATGCGCGAGGACGTGCGCGAGGGCGGCGTGGACGCCTTCCCCGAGGCGCTGAACATGCTCTACACGGGCGAGAACTTCGGCAAGCTGGTGCTGAAACTCTGA
- the fabI gene encoding enoyl-ACP reductase FabI — MNRDLMKGKRGLIMGVANDKSIAWGIAQSCAAAGAEMAFTYQGDALKKRVIPLAEQLGSTLVLPCDVTDAASVDAVFAELEKTWGRLDFLVHAIAYSDKDQLRGRYVDTTYDNFAITMNVSCYSFTAVAQRAEKLMTEGGSMVTLTYYGAEKVMPHYNVMGVAKAALEASVRYLAMDLGPKNIRVNAISAGPIRTLAASGIGDFRYILKWNEYNSPLRRSVTLEDVGKTGMYLLSDLGSGVTGEVQHVDCGYHVVGMKAEDAPDISVVKPGA; from the coding sequence ATGAACCGGGATCTGATGAAGGGCAAGCGCGGCCTGATCATGGGCGTCGCCAACGACAAGTCGATCGCTTGGGGTATCGCGCAGTCGTGCGCGGCGGCAGGCGCGGAGATGGCCTTCACCTACCAGGGCGACGCGCTGAAGAAACGGGTGATCCCGCTGGCCGAACAGCTCGGCTCGACGCTGGTGCTGCCGTGCGACGTGACCGATGCGGCATCCGTCGACGCGGTGTTCGCCGAGCTCGAGAAGACGTGGGGGCGTCTGGACTTCCTCGTCCACGCGATCGCCTATTCCGACAAGGATCAGCTGCGCGGCCGCTACGTCGACACGACCTACGACAATTTCGCGATCACGATGAACGTCAGCTGCTATTCGTTCACGGCGGTGGCGCAGCGCGCCGAGAAGCTGATGACCGAGGGCGGCTCGATGGTCACGCTGACCTATTACGGCGCCGAAAAGGTCATGCCGCACTACAATGTGATGGGCGTCGCCAAGGCGGCGCTGGAGGCGAGCGTGCGCTACCTCGCCATGGACCTCGGCCCCAAGAACATCCGCGTCAACGCGATCTCGGCCGGGCCGATCCGGACGCTCGCGGCCTCGGGCATCGGGGACTTCCGCTATATCCTGAAGTGGAACGAGTACAATTCCCCCCTGCGCCGCTCGGTGACGCTGGAGGACGTGGGCAAGACGGGGATGTATTTGCTGTCCGACCTCGGCTCCGGCGTGACGGGCGAGGTGCAGCACGTCGACTGCGGCTATCACGTGGTCGGCATGAAGGCCGAGGACGCGCCCGACATCTCCGTCGTCAAGCCGGGCGCCTGA